The Petroclostridium xylanilyticum genome includes a region encoding these proteins:
- a CDS encoding ABC transporter permease, whose product MALKHGEAKINNKTLNNTVSISNFKQMYNRYGIFFILIALVVLMSVLSPSFLTVINLMNVVRQISFIAMVGIGVTMVIITTGIDLSSGSVIALASVVSASFAHPNTYPLVVPVLLGLAMGVLCGAVNGSIIAKAKIPPFIVTLGMMTVARGAALLYSNGKPIGNFTNEFIFLGAGKIMGIPVPIIILLFVATITHIMLNNTKFGRHVYAIGGNEQAAIISGVNVNKVKVLVYTYASFLAALAGIVLTARISSGQPGLGVSYELDAIAAAVIGGTSLSTGGIGTVAGTITGALIIGVINNGMDLLNVSAYWQQIVKGVIIVAAVLLDQMKNK is encoded by the coding sequence ATGGCGCTTAAACATGGGGAAGCAAAAATTAATAACAAAACATTAAATAATACCGTATCAATATCTAATTTCAAGCAAATGTATAACCGTTATGGAATATTTTTTATACTAATTGCATTGGTTGTTCTAATGTCTGTCCTTTCTCCATCGTTTTTAACAGTTATAAATCTTATGAATGTAGTAAGGCAAATATCTTTTATTGCAATGGTGGGAATTGGTGTTACAATGGTTATTATCACTACCGGAATTGACCTGTCTTCCGGTTCTGTTATTGCATTGGCATCAGTTGTGAGTGCGAGTTTCGCACATCCAAATACGTATCCTCTAGTAGTACCTGTGCTTTTAGGTCTTGCAATGGGAGTGCTCTGTGGTGCTGTTAACGGTTCAATTATCGCAAAGGCAAAAATTCCTCCTTTTATTGTCACTTTAGGTATGATGACTGTCGCAAGAGGAGCTGCACTGTTATATAGTAATGGCAAACCAATCGGAAATTTTACCAATGAATTCATATTCCTTGGTGCCGGAAAAATTATGGGTATACCCGTTCCTATAATTATCCTGCTATTTGTAGCAACAATCACACATATTATGTTAAACAACACAAAATTCGGAAGACATGTCTATGCGATAGGTGGTAATGAACAGGCAGCAATCATATCAGGTGTAAACGTCAATAAAGTTAAGGTTTTAGTATATACTTATGCATCATTTTTAGCAGCTCTTGCAGGAATAGTATTAACCGCTCGTATTAGTTCCGGACAGCCTGGTTTGGGCGTATCTTATGAACTGGATGCCATTGCAGCAGCTGTAATCGGGGGGACCAGTTTGAGTACAGGAGGAATAGGCACAGTAGCTGGAACCATTACAGGTGCGCTTATCATTGGTGTAATCAATAATGGGATGGATTTGTTAAATGTTTCTGCTTACTGGCAGCAGATTGTAAAAGGCGTAATAATTGTAGCTGCTGTTTTATTGGATCAGATGAAAAATAAATAA